A window of Streptomyces sp. Je 1-332 genomic DNA:
CGGATGTCCGACTACGACAAGCCGGTGGCCGCGCGCGCCCCCGACCCTTCCCTGGTCATCGACATGGAGGCGCTGGGGATGGGCGCCGGCGGTGGCACGCTGTTCGAGGTCTGAGGCTCCGGGGCACCGGGGCACCGGGGTCGGCCCGTACCTGTGACATTTCTGTGAGCCCTGGCGCAGCTCAGCGTGGGGGCACGGACACGGTGAGCTGTGTCGCGTCGGTACGGATGGGAAAGCGTGGGCCGAGGAGGGGAACCCCGTCGCGCACGGGTGAGCGACGAGGAGCTGGGCGCGGCGGTCGCGCGGGCGCAGGAGGGTGACGAGGCGGCCTTCGCGGTCGCGTACCGCCTGGTCCAGCCGGGGCTCGTCGGCTACCTGCGGGGCCTTGTCGGCCACGACGGCGAGACCGCGGAGGACATCGCGGCCGAGGCCTGGCTGGAGATCGCCCGTGATCTGGGGCGGTTTCGCGGTGACGGCGCGGGTTTTCGCGGCTGGACGGCGACGATCGCGCGGCACCGGGCCCTTGATTTTCTGCGGCGCCAGAAGGTCCGGCCGCGTCCGTCCGCCCTCGACCAGGACGTGCTCGATCTCCCCAGCCCGCACAGCACCTCCGGGCAGGCGCTGGAGTCGATCTCCACGGGTGAGGCGCTCGCGCTGATCGCCGGGCTGCCGCGGGACCAGGCGGAGGCGGTGCTGCTGCGGGTCGTGGTCGGCCTTGACGCGGGGGCGGCGGCGCGGGTGCTGGGCAAGCGGCCCGGGGCGGTACGGACTGCCGCGTATCGGGGGCTCCGGCGGCTTGCCCAGCAGCTGGGGGGCTCGCGGTGAGGGGGCCTGCGGCGGCTGCGGGGGAGGGGGCTCGCGTGGCCTTCACCCTGCACGTGCGTGGGGGCTTGTCGCGCAGTTCCCCGCGCCCCTGAAGTGCCATGCGCCCGCCGTTTTTGTCTGCACGTGCGTGGGGGCTGATCGCGCAGTTCCCCGCGCCCCTATCGGGCGCCCCCGTTGGTCTTTGTCTGCACGTGTGTGGGGGTTGCCCGCGCAGTTCCCCGCGCCCCTTTAAGGGGCGCGGGGAACTGCGCGACGTTCAGCAAGAAGGGGGTCGGGGATCAAAGCCCCGGGGTGGCGGAGCTGCCGAGTCAAATCCGTCGGGCCCCTGCCAAGGTGAGCGGCCGGGGTCGCCACCCCCCACAGGAGAGACCCCGGCCGTCACGCGGACGGACCGCACGCGGTCCGTACTCCCTTCAGCGCCGTGGGTGCGTTTTCTGTCACACCGCGTACTGTCACGCGCTAGTTGCGCGTTGTACCAAACATGGACGTGACCCCACTTCAGCCCGTAGCGTGCTGCTTCGCGCCAGGCTGCGGGGGCAGGACCGCAACCGGTGTAGGCGCATAGGGAGAAGTTGTGCTGGGGGACGACGCGGAACTGACCGCCGCGGTGCTTGCGGCGCAGGACGGGGACGAGACCGCGTTCCGTACTGTGTACCGCTCCGTGCACCCGCGGCTGCTCGGCTACGTACGGACACTCGTCGGGGATCCGGACGCCGAGGACGTC
This region includes:
- a CDS encoding RNA polymerase sigma factor, which produces MGRGGEPRRARVSDEELGAAVARAQEGDEAAFAVAYRLVQPGLVGYLRGLVGHDGETAEDIAAEAWLEIARDLGRFRGDGAGFRGWTATIARHRALDFLRRQKVRPRPSALDQDVLDLPSPHSTSGQALESISTGEALALIAGLPRDQAEAVLLRVVVGLDAGAAARVLGKRPGAVRTAAYRGLRRLAQQLGGSR